A window of the Streptomyces albireticuli genome harbors these coding sequences:
- a CDS encoding MFS transporter, with protein sequence MSSGTAPAPGVARAGRGFALLGAVQVVLILAITMLSPALPAIQRDLGLSGAQLTLVSAAYGLSFSGLLMLGGRLADLLGRRRSLVAGAAVFGLASAAAGLAPGFAALLGGRFLQGVGAALAAPAAMSLVRSLYPEEGRHARALAVWGGLAGFGATSGMLLSGTVSTWVSWRWSFVVPVAVSLVAVLAARRLLPTGPAPVRVRLDVPGAVLVTAGLTVMSYGLVEAGERSWGATVVWLPVLAGLVLLAAFVAVELRVSDPLVPMGFLLRRRRATALWATFIGAAGMSTIFFLLSLYFQEVRDVSPLLTSAAFLPFSAAQLATGLFAGRLIARFGGRAVTSGGLLLAAAGLLLIGMLDAGSAYLGTLLIGLILFPVGIACVFSGSTVVALDGVEDHRAGLAGGVVNTAMEIGPTVGLAVLVSLATNRTTALRDGGTGLAEATSGGYAFALTVAAAAFAVSAVVAALVLRRRPSERTGSAGATGGSAGADRPEPTPGAEPPATAPAAPLTSAGA encoded by the coding sequence ATGTCCTCCGGTACCGCACCGGCCCCGGGCGTCGCACGCGCCGGACGCGGCTTCGCCCTGCTGGGCGCCGTGCAGGTCGTGCTGATCCTGGCCATCACGATGCTGTCGCCGGCGCTGCCGGCCATTCAGCGCGACCTCGGTCTGTCCGGCGCCCAGCTGACGCTCGTCAGCGCCGCGTACGGGCTGTCCTTCAGCGGCCTGCTGATGCTCGGCGGCCGGCTCGCGGACCTGCTGGGCCGCCGCCGGTCGCTGGTCGCCGGCGCCGCCGTCTTCGGGCTCGCCTCGGCGGCCGCCGGGCTCGCGCCGGGCTTCGCCGCGCTGCTCGGCGGCCGCTTCCTCCAGGGCGTCGGCGCGGCGCTCGCCGCCCCGGCGGCCATGTCCCTGGTCCGCTCGCTCTACCCGGAGGAGGGCCGGCACGCGCGGGCGCTCGCCGTGTGGGGCGGGCTGGCCGGCTTCGGCGCGACCTCGGGCATGCTGCTGTCCGGGACGGTCTCGACGTGGGTGTCGTGGCGCTGGTCCTTCGTGGTGCCGGTCGCCGTCTCGCTCGTCGCCGTGCTCGCCGCCCGCCGGCTGCTGCCCACCGGGCCCGCCCCGGTGCGGGTGCGGCTCGACGTGCCCGGAGCCGTCCTGGTGACGGCGGGCCTGACGGTCATGAGCTACGGACTGGTCGAGGCGGGCGAGCGGTCCTGGGGCGCCACGGTGGTGTGGCTGCCGGTGCTCGCCGGGCTCGTGCTGCTCGCGGCGTTCGTCGCCGTCGAGCTGCGGGTGTCCGACCCGCTGGTGCCGATGGGCTTCCTGCTGCGGCGGCGCCGGGCCACGGCCCTGTGGGCGACGTTCATCGGCGCGGCGGGCATGTCCACGATCTTCTTCCTGCTGTCGCTCTATTTCCAGGAGGTGCGGGACGTCTCGCCCCTGCTGACCTCGGCGGCGTTCCTGCCCTTCAGCGCCGCGCAACTGGCGACCGGGCTGTTCGCCGGGCGGCTCATCGCCCGCTTCGGCGGCCGGGCCGTCACCTCGGGCGGGCTGCTGCTCGCCGCGGCCGGCCTGCTGCTGATCGGCATGCTCGACGCCGGCAGCGCCTACCTCGGCACGCTGCTGATCGGCCTGATCCTCTTCCCCGTCGGCATCGCCTGCGTCTTCTCCGGCTCGACCGTCGTCGCCCTGGACGGCGTCGAGGACCACCGGGCCGGGCTGGCGGGCGGCGTCGTGAACACCGCCATGGAGATCGGCCCGACGGTCGGCCTGGCCGTCCTCGTCTCCCTGGCCACCAACCGCACGACGGCCCTGCGGGACGGCGGCACGGGCCTGGCCGAGGCCACGAGCGGCGGGTACGCGTTCGCGCTGACGGTCGCGGCGGCGGCGTTCGCGGTGAGCGCGGTCGTGGCGGCGCTGGTGCTGCGGCGGCGGCCTTCGGAGCGTACGGGCTCCGCCGGCGCTACGGGCGGATCAGCCGGTGCGGACCGGCCGGAGCCGACGCCGGGCGCGGAACCGCCCGCGACGGCGCCCGCGGCCCCGCTCACCTCGGCGGGTGCCTAG
- a CDS encoding SDR family NAD(P)-dependent oxidoreductase: protein MTARFTGKVALVTGGGSNIGRQTALTFARGGATVVVAGPVLEDLDGTVKLIEEEGGTASAVVTDVTRSADVARMVETTVERHGGLHIAFNNAGIVGRPGPSSELDDDVWAAVFAVNTTGVWLSMKHEIEHMRAHGGGVIVNSASNIGFHGRKPGMGAYAASKGAVSILTRTAAREYIAEGVRINAVSPGGTNTPMSFRPGETVEDRDARVRAAVPIGRVGETREIADAVCWLASPEASFVVGHDLVVDGGATA, encoded by the coding sequence ATGACTGCTCGCTTCACCGGGAAGGTCGCCCTGGTCACGGGCGGCGGATCCAACATCGGCCGGCAGACCGCGCTGACCTTCGCCCGGGGCGGGGCCACGGTCGTCGTCGCCGGCCCCGTCCTGGAGGACCTCGACGGGACCGTCAAGCTCATCGAGGAGGAGGGCGGCACCGCCTCCGCCGTCGTCACCGACGTCACCCGCTCCGCCGACGTGGCGCGGATGGTGGAGACGACCGTGGAGCGCCACGGCGGCCTGCACATCGCCTTCAACAACGCCGGCATCGTCGGCCGCCCCGGCCCCAGCTCCGAGCTGGACGACGATGTCTGGGCCGCCGTCTTCGCCGTCAACACCACCGGTGTGTGGCTGTCGATGAAGCACGAGATCGAGCACATGCGCGCGCACGGCGGCGGCGTCATCGTGAACTCCGCCTCCAACATCGGCTTCCACGGCCGCAAGCCGGGCATGGGCGCCTACGCGGCGTCCAAGGGCGCGGTCTCCATCCTCACGCGCACGGCCGCCCGCGAGTACATCGCGGAGGGCGTCCGCATCAACGCCGTGAGCCCCGGCGGCACCAACACGCCCATGTCCTTCCGGCCCGGCGAGACGGTCGAGGACCGCGACGCGCGGGTGCGGGCGGCGGTGCCGATCGGGCGGGTGGGGGAGACGCGGGAGATCGCGGACGCGGTGTGCTGGCTGGCTTCGCCGGAAGCGAGCTTCGTGGTGGGGCATGACCTGGTGGTGGACGGGGGTGCGACGGCCTGA
- a CDS encoding 2,3-dihydro-2,3-dihydroxybenzoate dehydrogenase, with protein MEGKVALVTGAAGGIGEAVVRTLGERGVTVAAVDKDEARLRATVAKLTADGFQVEAFPGDVTSSPDVEAFVDAVERRLGPVDYLVNAAGVLRLSEARRLTDADWSFTFAVNTSGVFFVSRAVVNRMVPRGRGAVVTVASNAAGTARVEMAAYAASKAAATMFTKCMGLEVAKHGIRCNLVAPGSTETPMLSNMWQDGESARKASIEGVASSYRVGIPLRKLARPENVAQAVVFLLSDHASHITMHDLTVDGGAALGV; from the coding sequence ATGGAAGGAAAAGTCGCTCTCGTCACCGGGGCGGCGGGTGGAATAGGAGAAGCGGTCGTCCGGACCCTGGGCGAGCGGGGCGTCACCGTCGCGGCGGTCGACAAGGACGAGGCCCGGCTGCGGGCCACGGTCGCGAAACTCACGGCGGACGGCTTCCAGGTGGAGGCGTTCCCCGGGGATGTCACGTCCAGCCCCGACGTGGAGGCGTTCGTCGACGCGGTCGAACGGCGGCTCGGACCGGTGGACTACCTGGTCAACGCGGCCGGCGTGCTCCGCCTTTCCGAGGCCCGGCGGCTGACGGACGCCGACTGGTCGTTCACCTTCGCGGTGAACACCAGCGGCGTCTTCTTCGTCTCCCGCGCCGTCGTCAACCGCATGGTCCCGCGCGGCCGGGGCGCGGTCGTCACCGTCGCCTCGAACGCCGCCGGCACCGCCCGCGTGGAGATGGCCGCGTACGCGGCCTCGAAGGCGGCGGCGACGATGTTCACCAAGTGCATGGGCCTGGAGGTCGCCAAGCACGGGATCCGCTGCAACCTGGTGGCGCCCGGCTCCACGGAGACGCCGATGCTCAGCAACATGTGGCAGGACGGGGAGAGCGCCCGCAAGGCGTCGATCGAGGGCGTCGCGAGCTCGTACCGCGTGGGGATACCCCTGCGGAAGCTGGCCCGGCCGGAGAACGTCGCACAGGCCGTGGTCTTCCTGCTGTCCGACCACGCGTCGCACATCACGATGCATGACCTGACGGTGGACGGGGGGGCTGCGCTGGGGGTTTGA